A segment of the Natrinema sp. SYSU A 869 genome:
AACGCGGCCGGCGAGGTCCGGGTAACGGCGGTCCGGACGTCTCCGAGATTCGTTTCGAACGTCTCTAGCTGTGTCTCCATTGCGTGGTCATCACTACCTACCGCCACGGGTTTGGATCTTGCCATTGACCACCACGTCGGTGTGGGCGAACGCACAAAATCAGTGTTCGGTCCGTCGTCCCAGTCACAGCCCGCCGTCCGATCGTCTCGAGGACGAACTGTCGTCGCCACCCGCTCTGTTCCGGCTACGCCACGGTTATCGGTACCGAGCGGATCAGGCCCCAAACCGGCCGTGTTACTATCGACACTACAGACGGGAGACCGCGGAACAGCGACGAAAATCGATAACGGTCCGCGACGAGAGGCACCTAGATATATTCTTCCGGATCGGGGCGGTCGGCCTGTTCATCGTCACGCAGGAACGTCCGTGCGGCCGGAAGGAACTGGTACCGCAGGTCGACGTAGAACGAAACGATCCCGTAGATCCAGAAGAAAACAGGACTACTGCGGACACGATGAACAGGATGCCTGGAGTGGTCACCATCGTTCGATCACCCCTGGATCTCTTCGGACGAGCCGGCCTCGGCCTCCATCGAGACCTGGTCGACGAGCGAGTGTGCGATCGCGTCGCCCGTTGATCCGTCGAAGAGGTGCACCTTGTCTCGATCGAGGACGACTTCGACCGTCTCATCCTCCTCGATGACGGTATCGGGATCGATGGTCACGAGCAACTCTGCGGCATCCGCACCCATGACCTCAGTCTCGTCCGACATGGCGGTCCGGGGAACCAGGTAGGCATACGTCTGATCGCCGACCGGCTCGAGAACGTCGACGACGGCCTCGAACGGGGTACTCGGCGTCGTTGGTTCGTCCCCGCTCGAGGCGAGGTAGACGTCTTCCGGGCGGATGCCAACCCTGACGTCGGTTCCGTCGCGTTCGGCACCGAGCGCGTGGCGGAGCTGGAAGTGATCGAGGTCGATCGTCTCCCCGCTAATGCTCCCGTCGAAGATGTTCATCGACGGACTCCCGATGAAGCTCGCAACGAACTCGTTGACCGGCTGATTGTAACACTCGAGGGGCGGCGCACACTGCTGGAGGTTCCCCTTATTGATGATGGCGATACGGTCCGCCATCGTCATCGCTTCCTCCTGGTCGTGGGTCACATACACCGTCGTGATCCCCAGATTCTTCTGTAGCCGTTGGATCGCGGTCCGCATGTGGACGCGCAGCTTCGCGTCGAGATTCGCAAGGGGTTCGTCCATGAGGAACACCTCCGGTTCACGGACAATTGCGCGAGCGATTCCGACGCGCTGTTGTTGCCCGCCGGAGAGTTCGCTCGGGCTGCGATCGAGCATCCCTTGAAGTTGGACGGTTTTCGCCGCCGTCTCGACGCGCCGGTCGATCTCGTCCTGTTCGAAGTTCCGAAGCCGAAGCCCGAAGCTGATGTTCTCAGACACGTCCATGTGTGGGAACAGCGCGATGTTCTGGAAAACCATCGAGATGTTCCGATCCTTGGGCGGTTCGTTCGTCACGTCCTCGCCGGCAATCTCGACGGTGCCGCTTGAGGGGAGCGTGAGTCCGGAAATCATTTCTAGCGTCGTCGATTTCCCGCAGCCCGACGGGCCAACGAGACAGAGGAACTCGCCGTCCTTGATCTCGATGTTCATTTCGTCGACTGCTACGACAGCGTCGTACCGTTTCGTTGTGTCAGTAAGGTTAACGTGTCCCATGATGTCACTCCTTTAATCCGCCTTGAGTCAAGCCTCTAACGATATGTTTCTGTGCCAATACGACGAGCAGCGCCACGGGGATGATACCTACAATACTCGCGGCTGCCATCAAATCGTACGCCTGTCCGCTCTGTTGTTCGAACGAACGAATTCCGTATACAAGGACCGCCCAGTTGTCGGCCCCGCCATCAGTCATCATGAACGAGAAGAAGAACTCGCGGTAGACGCTGATGAAGACGATGACAGCCGCCGTCGTGACCCCTGGGGCTGAGAGTGGAAGGATCACTCGGAACAACGCTCCGAGTCGTGTCGTCCCTTCGACTCTGGCAGCGTCTTCCAGACCGTCCGGAATCTGCCTGAAGAACGTCGTCAGGATGAAGATCGTGATCGGCAGGGTCAACATCGTGAACGGGAAGGCCATCGACCACGGCGTGTTGTAGAGGTCAGGCGACATGAATGGCCCAAACGATAGCGCTCCCGTTAGCATCTCATACAGCGGGATCAGATACGATATCCCGGGGAAATACGAGACGACGAGCAGCAGTAACATCAGTGGTGTCTTGCCACGGAAGTCGACGCGACCGAACGCGTACCCGGCGAGACTGCCGATCAGCAGGCAGATGACCACGGTGATCGAGGCGATGATAATACTGTTGAATACGTACTTGTGGAACGGTACCTGTTGGAATATCTCAAAGAACGACCCGACGTCAGCACCCGCAGGAAGAAGTCCCATATCGTAGTGTGTCCCGTCGGGTGTGATCGCGAGAACGAGCAACCAGTAGAACGGGAACAACGTCACGATGATGAACGACGTTAGCCCGACGTAGAACAGTATTCTGTAAGTGTCATACGGGTTGTTGATGAGCAGATCGACGAACTGGCCGATTCGGCTACGTGACTCCTCTTGAACAGGGTTACTCACTGGTAGTCACCTCGCGGAATTTGATGAGATACATCATTACGATACCCGCAATGATGAGTGCTGTTAGGAAGGCGATCGCGGATGCAGTCGCCCACCGCTGCATTCTGAACGTATCGACGACGAGGCAAGTCAGCGTCGGGACCGTATTACAGCCCGCAGACGCTTCCACGACACCGTACACCTTCATCGAACTGATCGTATAGAAGATCATGCCGATGAACACGACCGGCTTGATAAGCGGGAACGTGATCAGCTTGAACTGCTGCCACTTCGAGGCACCAGCGACTTTAGCTACGTCGTAGAGGCTCTGGTCTACGCTCGCGAGACCGGCGAGAATGATG
Coding sequences within it:
- a CDS encoding ABC transporter ATP-binding protein, coding for MGHVNLTDTTKRYDAVVAVDEMNIEIKDGEFLCLVGPSGCGKSTTLEMISGLTLPSSGTVEIAGEDVTNEPPKDRNISMVFQNIALFPHMDVSENISFGLRLRNFEQDEIDRRVETAAKTVQLQGMLDRSPSELSGGQQQRVGIARAIVREPEVFLMDEPLANLDAKLRVHMRTAIQRLQKNLGITTVYVTHDQEEAMTMADRIAIINKGNLQQCAPPLECYNQPVNEFVASFIGSPSMNIFDGSISGETIDLDHFQLRHALGAERDGTDVRVGIRPEDVYLASSGDEPTTPSTPFEAVVDVLEPVGDQTYAYLVPRTAMSDETEVMGADAAELLVTIDPDTVIEEDETVEVVLDRDKVHLFDGSTGDAIAHSLVDQVSMEAEAGSSEEIQG
- a CDS encoding sugar ABC transporter permease gives rise to the protein MGTVLGLGMALLLNKEFRGRAVTRMIVLLPWSIPIVIQGMMFSLLFDPSISFLVDPLHNIGLFSANPLISTRDSIIVVILIDVWRRVPFIALIILAGLASVDQSLYDVAKVAGASKWQQFKLITFPLIKPVVFIGMIFYTISSMKVYGVVEASAGCNTVPTLTCLVVDTFRMQRWATASAIAFLTALIIAGIVMMYLIKFREVTTSE
- a CDS encoding carbohydrate ABC transporter permease is translated as MSNPVQEESRSRIGQFVDLLINNPYDTYRILFYVGLTSFIIVTLFPFYWLLVLAITPDGTHYDMGLLPAGADVGSFFEIFQQVPFHKYVFNSIIIASITVVICLLIGSLAGYAFGRVDFRGKTPLMLLLLVVSYFPGISYLIPLYEMLTGALSFGPFMSPDLYNTPWSMAFPFTMLTLPITIFILTTFFRQIPDGLEDAARVEGTTRLGALFRVILPLSAPGVTTAAVIVFISVYREFFFSFMMTDGGADNWAVLVYGIRSFEQQSGQAYDLMAAASIVGIIPVALLVVLAQKHIVRGLTQGGLKE